From the genome of Streptomyces sp. NBC_00659, one region includes:
- a CDS encoding glycosyltransferase family 87 protein, translated as MTALLAIWGLTRLALLLFVAKVYVFPGPDVTSDVSVIYHGWYEVLQDGRFPLHDVTWQYPPAASLAILSPALLPFLDYAHAFFVLAFVADLLVFGLLLYAGSRSGKSVRGAWVWMIGVPLLGPTVYARYDVMVTAVAVAALLAGSRHPRVMGALTGFGAMVKVWPVLLLLGAVRRRSWAWTAGTATGIAAVFFATMPGAFAFLTFQRDRGTEVESLGSLVFHVARHHGWNGRVLLNYGSVEFVGPYVDAVSTAALVLTGFAFGWLLLWRLCAKRFLSHTLADAAFVAVLMFTATSRVISPQYLVWLVGIAAVCLCFRASRMVLPAFLVLVACFVTVLEFPTWFGDVVDSTDLGITLLVLRNGLLVAASVLAARELWRSTVSRPAPDLPAQAARAKETLASS; from the coding sequence ATGACCGCACTGCTGGCGATCTGGGGTCTGACCAGGCTGGCGCTGCTGCTCTTCGTGGCCAAGGTGTACGTCTTCCCCGGCCCGGACGTCACCAGCGACGTCTCCGTGATCTACCACGGCTGGTACGAGGTCCTCCAGGACGGCCGGTTCCCGCTGCACGACGTCACCTGGCAGTACCCGCCGGCCGCCTCCCTCGCGATCCTCTCGCCCGCCCTGCTGCCCTTCCTCGACTATGCGCACGCCTTCTTCGTGCTGGCCTTCGTCGCCGACCTGCTGGTGTTCGGGCTGCTCCTGTACGCGGGCTCGCGCTCCGGCAAGAGCGTGCGCGGTGCCTGGGTGTGGATGATCGGGGTTCCGCTGCTCGGTCCGACCGTGTACGCCCGCTACGACGTGATGGTGACGGCCGTCGCGGTCGCCGCGCTCCTCGCCGGCTCCCGCCACCCCCGGGTGATGGGGGCGCTCACGGGCTTCGGCGCGATGGTGAAGGTCTGGCCGGTCCTGCTGCTGCTCGGCGCCGTGCGCCGGCGGTCCTGGGCCTGGACGGCGGGGACGGCGACCGGGATCGCGGCGGTGTTCTTCGCGACGATGCCGGGCGCGTTCGCCTTCCTGACCTTCCAGCGCGACCGCGGCACCGAGGTGGAGTCGCTCGGCTCCCTCGTCTTCCACGTGGCCAGGCACCACGGCTGGAACGGGCGGGTGCTGCTCAACTACGGCTCGGTGGAGTTCGTCGGCCCTTACGTCGACGCGGTGAGCACGGCGGCCCTGGTCCTGACCGGGTTCGCCTTCGGCTGGCTGCTGCTGTGGCGGCTGTGCGCCAAGCGGTTCCTGTCGCACACGCTCGCCGACGCGGCGTTCGTCGCCGTCCTGATGTTCACCGCGACCAGCCGGGTCATCAGCCCGCAGTATCTGGTGTGGCTCGTCGGGATCGCCGCGGTCTGCCTGTGCTTCCGTGCGAGCCGGATGGTGCTGCCCGCCTTCCTGGTGCTGGTCGCGTGCTTCGTGACGGTCCTGGAGTTCCCGACCTGGTTCGGCGACGTCGTCGACAGCACGGACCTCGGCATCACCCTCCTGGTGCTGCGCAACGGCCTGCTGGTGGCCGCCTCGGTGCTGGCCGCCCGGGAGCTGTGGCGCTCCACGGTCTCCCGGCCGGCGCCCGATCTCCCCGCTCAGGCCGCCCGCGCCAAGGAGACG
- a CDS encoding glycosyltransferase family 4 protein — translation MHRTLIVTNDFPPRPGGIQAFLHNMALRLDPGRIVVYASTWKRGHEGAEATAAFDAEQPFTVVRDRTTMLLPTPGATRRAVGLLREHGCTSVWFGAAAPLGLMAPALRRAGATRLVATTHGHEAGWAQLPAARALLRRIGESTDTITYLGEYTRSRIASALTPEAAARMVRLPPGVDERTFHPGSGGDEVRARLGLTDRPVVVCVSRLVPRKGQDTLVLAMPRILAKEPDAVLLIVGGGPYEKELRKLAHETGVADSVRFTGAVPWSELPAHYGAGDVFAMPCRTRRGGLDVEGLGIVYLEASATGLPVVAGDSGGAPDAVLDGETGWVVRGGSAEDAADRIVTLLGDPELRRRMGERGRAWVEENWRWDLLAERLRELL, via the coding sequence ATGCACAGGACCCTGATCGTGACGAACGACTTCCCGCCCCGCCCCGGCGGCATCCAGGCCTTTCTGCACAACATGGCGCTGCGCCTGGACCCCGGGCGGATCGTCGTCTACGCCTCGACCTGGAAGCGCGGCCACGAGGGCGCCGAGGCGACCGCCGCGTTCGACGCCGAGCAGCCCTTCACCGTCGTACGGGACCGTACGACCATGCTGCTTCCGACGCCGGGCGCCACCCGGCGGGCGGTCGGCCTGCTGCGTGAACACGGCTGTACGTCGGTGTGGTTCGGGGCGGCGGCACCGCTCGGCCTGATGGCGCCGGCCCTGCGCAGAGCGGGCGCGACCCGCCTCGTGGCGACCACGCACGGCCACGAGGCCGGCTGGGCCCAGCTTCCCGCCGCCCGGGCGCTGCTGCGCCGGATCGGCGAGTCCACGGACACGATCACCTACCTCGGGGAGTACACGCGCTCGCGGATCGCCTCCGCGCTGACCCCCGAGGCGGCCGCGCGCATGGTGCGGCTGCCGCCCGGCGTCGACGAGCGGACCTTCCACCCCGGCTCGGGCGGCGACGAGGTCCGGGCCCGCCTCGGCCTCACCGACCGGCCGGTCGTCGTCTGCGTCTCCCGCCTGGTCCCGCGCAAGGGCCAGGACACCCTCGTCCTCGCGATGCCGCGGATCCTGGCCAAGGAGCCGGACGCGGTGCTGCTGATCGTCGGGGGCGGGCCGTACGAGAAGGAGCTGCGCAAGCTCGCGCACGAGACCGGGGTCGCGGACTCGGTCCGGTTCACCGGGGCGGTGCCCTGGTCGGAACTGCCCGCGCACTACGGGGCCGGGGACGTGTTCGCGATGCCGTGCCGGACCCGCAGGGGCGGACTCGACGTCGAGGGGCTCGGCATCGTCTACCTGGAGGCGTCGGCGACGGGCCTTCCGGTGGTGGCCGGCGACTCGGGGGGCGCGCCCGACGCCGTGCTCGACGGCGAGACGGGCTGGGTCGTCCGCGGCGGCTCCGCCGAGGACGCGGCCGACCGCATCGTCACCCTGCTCGGCGACCCCGAGCTCCGCCGCCGCATGGGCGAACGCGGCCGGGCCTGGGTCGAGGAGAACTGGCGCTGGGACCTCCTGGCGGAACGCCTCCGAGAGCTGCTCTAG